Proteins from a genomic interval of Hippocampus zosterae strain Florida chromosome 14, ASM2543408v3, whole genome shotgun sequence:
- the pacs2 gene encoding phosphofurin acidic cluster sorting protein 2 isoform X5 produces MAERSGRLSFPGSGALNRPVPMNLFATWEIDGSSPNCIPRLCSLTLKKLVVLKELDKELISVVIAVKIQGSKRILRSHEIVLPPTGSVETELALTFSLQYPHFLKREGNKLQILLQRRKRYKNRTILGYKTLAAGSIDMAEVMQHPTEGGQVLPLCSHQKDLLGKVAEIWIFSLSSQPIDHEDGSMQAGHKIKCSDNYSEEEYESFSSEQEASDDAAQAQDLEDDDYDVLKPKKQRRSIVRTASITRQQNFKQRVVALLKRFRVSDEDPAEIPPEVEEEDLDLDSVEFDNPSDSGPELDDDDSVLSTPKPKLKPYFEGISLSSSQTEIGSIHSSRSHREPPSPMEADRNKCVGEDNVSDNISYEHPEAVTPTTELEMDNMDTFLDRLPPSGKMTKTESLIISSNRQEPKMAGRRGRSTSLKERQPSRPLNERANSLDNERALDTRSHLQIPRKTVYDQLNHILVSDNQLPDSIILINTSDWQGQYLSDMLQNHHLPVVCTCSTADIQAAFNTIVSRIQRFCNCNSQTPVPIKVAVAGAQHYLSAVLRLFVDHLTHKTPDWLGYMRFLIIPLGPHPVSKYLGTMDYRYNTLFQDAAWKDLFHKSEAPVVVQESPDVVSRVTQYMLGATGAHQLPIAEAMLTYKQKSPDEDSCQKFIPFVGTVKVGIVEQTSATAGDSDDAAPAASSLVLAAPPQASPTPPSSPSVNTSFCVYSSGGQAELMGLQVDYWVADKKKDLEKRDSSSSSAAKNTLKCNFRSLQVSRLPAGGAEPGTLPTMSMTVVTKEKNKKVMFLPKKSKDKEVESKSQVIEGISRLICTAKHQHNMLTVSIDGVEWNDVKFFQLAAQWSSHVKHFPIAIFSHTKGTY; encoded by the exons gCTTTGCAGTCTGACTCTGAAAAAGCTGGTGGTGCTCAAAGAACTTGACAAGGAGCTCATCTCTGTGGTCATCGCCGTCAAAATTCaa gGCTCCAAGCGCATTCTGAGGTCCCATGAGATCGTGCTGCCGCCCACTGGGTCTGTGGAGACAGAGCTGGCCCTCACCTTTTCACTGCAG TACCCACACTTCCTGAAGCGTGAGGGCAACAAGCTTCAGATCCTGCTGCAGAGACGCAAGCGCTACAAGAACCGCACCATCCTGGGCTACAAGACGCTGGCTGCGGGCTCCATCGACATGGCCGAG GTGATGCAGCACCCAACGGAGGGAGGCCAGGTGCTGCCTCTCTGCAGTCACCAGAAGGACCTCCTGGGGAAGGTGGCCGAGATCTGGATATTCTCACTCTCCAGCCAGCCCATCGACCACGAGGATGGCAGCATGCAGGCCGGACACAAGATCAAATGCTCCG ATAACTACTCAGAGGAGGAGTATGAGAGCTTCTCCTCTGAGCAGGAAGCCAGCGATGATGCAGCACAGGCTCAG GATCTGGAAGATGATGACTATGATGTGCTTAAGCCAAAGAAGCAGAGAAGGTCCATCGTCAGAACGGCATCCATCACAAGA CAGCAAAACTTCAAGCAGAGAGTGGTGGCCCTCCTCAAGAGGTTCAGAGTGTCCGACGAG GATCCAGCCGAGATTCCTCctgaggtggaggaggaagatcTGGACCTGGATAGCGTTGAGTTTGACAACCCCAGCGACAGCGGACCCGAGCTGGATGACGACGACAGCGTCCTCAGCACACCCAAACCCAAACTCAA GCCGTATTTTGAGGGTATATCCCTGTCCAGCTCGCAGACAGAAATCGGGAGCATCCACAGCAGCCGTAGCCACCGCGAGCCCCCCAGCCCG atggaaGCTGATAGAAACAAATGTGTTGGTGAGGACAATGTGTCTGACAATATCTCCTAC GAGCATCCAGAGGCCGTGACGCCGACCACGGAGCTGGAGATGGACAACATGGACACGTTCTTGGACAGACTTCCCCCGAGTGGCAAGATGACCAAGACGGAGTCGCTCATCATTTCGTCCAACAG GCAGGAGCCCAAGATGGCGGGCAGGCGAGGTCGCAGCACGTCGCTGAAGGAGCGCCAGCCCAGCCGGCCTCTGAACGAGCGGGCCAACAGTTTGGACAACGAGCGGGCGCTGGACACTCGCAGCCACTTGCAA ATTCCAAGGAAGACGGTGTACGACCAGCTCAACCACATCCTGGTGTCTGACAACCAGCTTCCCGACAGCATTATTCTCATCAACACGTCCGACTGGCAGGGGCAG TACCTGTCGGATATGCTCCAGAACCACCACCTGCCCGTGGTGTGCACCTGCAGCACGGCGGACATCCAGgcggcgttcaacaccatcgtGTCCCGCATACAGAGATT CTGCAACTGTAACTCGCAGACGCCGGTCCCCATCAAGGTTGCGGTGGCCGGTGCGCAGCACTACCTCAGCGCCGTGCTCCGCCTCTTTGTGGACCACCTGACGCACAAGACCCCCGACTGGCTCGGATATATGCGCTTCCTCATCATCCCGCTGG GTCCACACCCCGTGTCCAAGTATCTGGGCACCATGGACTACAGATACAACACTTTGTTCCAAGACGCCGCCTGGAAGGACCTCTTTCACAAGTCCGAGGCTCCTGTTGTCG TCCAGGAGAGTCCAGATGTGGTTTCCAGGGTGACTCAGTACATGCTGGGCGCCACCGGAGCGCACCAGCTCCCCATCGCCGAGGCCATGCTCACGTACAAACAAAAGAG CCCCGATGAGGACTCATGTCAGAAATTCATCCCGTTCGTTGGC ACGGTTAAAGTGGGAATAGTGGAGCAAACGTCGGCAACTGCag GCGACTCGGACGACGCGGCGCCCGCCGCTTCCTCGCTCGTGCTCGCCGCGCCGCCTCAAGCGTCGCCCACTCCGCCCTCCTCGCCGTCCGTCAACACAAGTTTCTGCGTGTACAG TTCCGGGGGTCAGGCCGAGCTGATGGGCCTTCAGGTGGACTACTGGGTGGCCGATAAGAAGAAGGACTTGGAGAAGCGcgactcctcctcatcctccgccGCCAAGAATACGCTCAAGTGCAATTTCCGCTCGCTGCAGGTCAGCCGCCTGCCTGCGGGGGGCGCCGAGCCCGGCACCCTCCCCACCATGTCCATGACGGTGGTGACCaaggagaagaacaagaagG TGATGTTCCTGCCAAAGAAGAGCAAAGACAAGGAGGTGGAGTCCAAGAGTCAGGTGATCGAGGGCATCAGTCGTCTCATTTGCACGGCCAAACACCAGCACAACATGTTGACAG TGTCGATTGACGGCGTGGAGTGGAACGACGTCAAGTTTTTCCAGCTGGCGGCGCAGTGGTCGTCGCACGTCAAACATTTCCCCATCGCCATCTTCAGCCACACCAAAGGCACCTACTGA